The following coding sequences are from one Octopus bimaculoides isolate UCB-OBI-ISO-001 chromosome 3, ASM119413v2, whole genome shotgun sequence window:
- the LOC106867207 gene encoding uncharacterized protein LOC106867207, with product MVISDEPRPGRPTFTTTENKVDAMHIMILENRRIAATVIVETLAISRERVGHIIHILDMGKLSEKRVLEYLNTDQKRIRVTTSKAILNQFAVGEADFMARLVTMDEAWLHHFDLHTKQ from the coding sequence ATGGTAATTTCAGATGAACCCCGGCCAGGACGACCAACTTTCACGACTACAGAGAACAAAGTCGACGCTATGCACATCATGATTCTCGAGAACCGTCGAATTGCTGCTACAGTCATAGTTGAGACTCTGGCGATTTCCCGCGAAAGAGTTGGCCACATCATCCACATTTTGGACATGGGAAAGCTTTCTGAAAAACGGGTGTTGGAATACCTGAACACAGATCAGAAGCGCATCAGGGTGACAACATCGAAGGCAATTTTGAACCAGTTTGCAGTGGGAGAGGCTGATTTCATGGCTCGTTTAGTCACCATGGATGAAGCTTGGCTTCATCATTTTGATCTCCATACCAAGCAGTAA